In one window of Sphingomonas glaciei DNA:
- a CDS encoding fimbria/pilus outer membrane usher protein — protein MSPSLLAAVTLVSGTQAAAPAYGRYEGASISVAEAASLKPVGLVLNGLAQDRPSLAGIIEGELLVLRDDLLAIGLLIPTDLPVVTLEGQVFARVGAVPGLSGQFDEDAGMVSLSASLEAFKPTLLRRMGRKPPPAVGPVVPTAFLGYDLSLAGTVGHLRAGGLLDLGTSGRWGVVGTTALLQPGAGRPVRLESSLRRDLPARRLRLVLGDTFTRGGDFNTAVRYGGIRLGTDFSLSPGEINFPVPIVSGSALLPSTVELLAASGRQTHQVGAGRFLIDAPPTINGAGEVTVTIEDATGAVRQLRQNFYSSAKLLRPGLDDFSLEAGLLRRRYGLRSFAYGDAFAAASWRRGLSQWLTAGARIEASRVNAMAGMTLVATPLDLAEVAVTAVASRNPLGSGRQWRAQFQRRGRRGALTASYRQSSAAFAQVGDVIATRRGHGRHDLSATAGLTLPVGEVSVGLVDARLRDGTGFQLRTLSYSATFRNLYLFASLRSSRFAQGTDRGFFLSVSRALGTRRSAAVTAEQGQVTTSFQQSGQSDGGLNFGIAATRGQGGDRFNGYLIARSGGGDLELQAARSPHGYDLRASVHGGLVFIKDRLIRTAQIENGLAVVEVAGDREVQVFREGRPVAVRAGAGRTVVLTGLQPYAVNRIAIRTDDLPLDVELDEDEKAAVPGFRQAAMVRFGRAGLSMPLTARLVDRAGNSIAAGLDVFLNGARAGLTGLDGLVFLKGADKGGAVAVGSAGGQRCEARLPARIVPSSDGIAGPYPCIVAKRMEQQK, from the coding sequence ATGTCGCCTTCCCTGTTGGCCGCGGTGACGCTTGTGTCGGGGACGCAGGCGGCTGCTCCGGCTTACGGGCGGTACGAAGGCGCGTCGATTTCAGTCGCCGAAGCGGCCAGCCTGAAACCGGTCGGACTGGTCCTGAACGGGCTTGCGCAGGACCGGCCGAGCCTTGCCGGGATCATCGAGGGAGAGCTGCTCGTCCTTCGCGACGACCTTCTGGCGATCGGGCTGCTGATCCCGACCGACCTGCCCGTCGTTACCCTCGAGGGACAGGTCTTTGCCCGGGTGGGCGCGGTGCCGGGACTGTCGGGACAGTTCGACGAGGACGCGGGCATGGTGTCGCTGTCCGCCAGCCTTGAAGCGTTCAAGCCGACCCTGCTCAGGCGGATGGGCAGGAAACCGCCGCCTGCCGTGGGGCCGGTGGTACCGACGGCGTTCCTCGGTTACGACCTGTCGTTGGCCGGGACGGTCGGCCATTTGCGAGCGGGCGGCCTGCTCGATCTCGGTACATCGGGGCGGTGGGGTGTCGTCGGCACCACCGCGCTCCTGCAGCCCGGCGCCGGCCGCCCGGTCCGGCTTGAAAGCAGCCTGCGACGCGACCTGCCGGCGCGGCGGCTGCGACTGGTGCTTGGCGATACCTTCACCCGCGGCGGCGACTTCAACACTGCCGTGCGCTACGGCGGGATCCGGCTCGGCACTGATTTCTCGCTCTCGCCTGGCGAGATCAATTTTCCGGTGCCAATCGTCTCCGGCTCTGCTCTGCTCCCTTCGACGGTGGAATTGCTCGCCGCAAGCGGCCGGCAGACGCACCAGGTCGGCGCGGGCCGGTTCCTGATCGACGCCCCCCCTACGATCAATGGCGCGGGCGAGGTCACGGTAACGATCGAGGATGCCACCGGCGCGGTCCGCCAGTTGCGCCAGAATTTCTATTCGAGTGCCAAATTGCTGCGCCCGGGCCTCGACGATTTCTCGCTGGAGGCAGGCTTGCTGCGCCGCCGCTACGGCCTGCGCAGCTTTGCCTATGGCGATGCCTTCGCAGCCGCAAGCTGGCGGCGCGGACTTAGCCAGTGGCTCACCGCCGGCGCGCGGATCGAGGCGAGCCGGGTGAACGCGATGGCCGGAATGACCTTGGTCGCGACCCCGCTGGACCTAGCCGAAGTCGCCGTGACGGCGGTCGCGTCGCGCAACCCGCTCGGGAGCGGCCGGCAATGGCGTGCCCAGTTCCAGCGGCGCGGACGCCGGGGGGCGCTTACCGCCAGCTATCGCCAAAGTAGCGCCGCCTTCGCCCAGGTCGGCGACGTCATCGCGACCCGCCGCGGTCACGGGCGCCATGACTTGAGCGCGACGGCCGGGCTGACTTTGCCGGTGGGGGAGGTCAGTGTGGGGCTGGTCGACGCCCGGTTGCGCGACGGTACCGGCTTCCAGCTGCGGACGCTGTCCTATTCGGCGACCTTCCGGAACCTGTACCTGTTCGCGAGCTTGCGCTCGTCCCGCTTCGCCCAGGGTACCGACCGGGGGTTCTTCCTGTCGGTGAGCCGTGCGCTCGGTACCCGCCGGAGTGCGGCCGTGACCGCGGAACAGGGGCAAGTGACGACCAGCTTCCAGCAAAGCGGGCAGAGCGACGGCGGGCTCAATTTCGGGATTGCCGCCACCCGGGGCCAGGGTGGCGACCGATTCAACGGCTACCTGATTGCCAGGAGCGGTGGGGGAGATCTCGAACTGCAGGCGGCTCGCTCGCCGCACGGCTACGACCTACGGGCTAGCGTGCATGGCGGACTGGTGTTCATCAAGGATCGCCTGATCCGGACCGCGCAGATCGAGAATGGCCTGGCGGTGGTCGAGGTCGCCGGCGACCGCGAAGTGCAGGTCTTCCGCGAAGGGCGACCGGTCGCGGTGCGTGCCGGTGCCGGGCGGACGGTGGTGCTGACCGGGTTGCAGCCTTATGCGGTCAACCGCATCGCCATCCGGACCGACGACCTGCCACTCGACGTCGAGCTCGACGAGGATGAGAAGGCGGCAGTCCCAGGATTCCGGCAAGCCGCGATGGTCCGCTTCGGCCGCGCCGGTCTGTCGATGCCGCTGACGGCTAGGCTGGTCGACAGGGCCGGGAACAGCATTGCCGCAGGGCTCGACGTGTTTCTGAACGGCGCGCGGGCAGGCCTCACCGGGCTCGATGGGTTGGTGTTCCTGAAGGGTGCCGACAAGGGCGGCGCGGTGGCGGTCGGTTCGGCCGGAGGACAGCGCTGCGAGGCCCGGCTACCGGCCCGGATCGTGCCTTCGTCCGACGGGATCGCGGGACCTTACCCGTGCATCGTTGCCAAACGAATGGAGCAGCAGAAGTGA
- a CDS encoding fimbrial biogenesis chaperone yields MAEWGNLLRAACAAVAALIVAVPAMAANIAVVPIRIELAPGAKYCSLHVSNQGADEVAIQVRGFAWSQASDGSEELGAADIRVNPAIFELKPGEKRLVRCSLPAHSGPNESSYRLLVDELPRGDPQPGTMRTLLRISLPIFRKPAGAAPSLHWQAGPGGALQLLNTGQRHAVVGKLVVSRVGQPVETVERGFYLLAGKQRNIPLTSVRGEITKVEAVTGEGQLKAVTKLPE; encoded by the coding sequence ATGGCCGAGTGGGGCAACCTGTTGCGCGCCGCCTGCGCGGCGGTTGCGGCCCTGATCGTGGCCGTCCCCGCGATGGCGGCGAATATCGCGGTCGTCCCGATCAGGATCGAACTCGCGCCGGGCGCGAAATATTGCTCGCTGCACGTCAGCAACCAGGGGGCGGACGAGGTCGCCATCCAGGTCCGCGGCTTCGCCTGGTCGCAGGCCTCCGATGGCAGCGAGGAACTTGGAGCCGCCGACATCCGGGTCAATCCCGCGATCTTCGAGCTGAAGCCGGGTGAGAAAAGGCTGGTGCGTTGCAGCTTGCCGGCACACAGCGGCCCGAACGAGAGTTCCTACCGGCTGCTGGTCGACGAACTGCCGCGGGGCGATCCCCAGCCCGGCACCATGCGCACCTTGCTGCGGATCAGCCTGCCGATTTTCCGCAAGCCAGCCGGTGCGGCGCCGTCGTTGCACTGGCAGGCCGGCCCCGGCGGAGCGCTCCAATTGCTCAATACCGGACAGCGCCATGCGGTCGTCGGCAAGCTGGTGGTGAGCCGCGTCGGCCAGCCGGTCGAAACGGTGGAGCGCGGGTTCTACCTCCTAGCCGGCAAGCAGCGGAACATCCCCCTGACCTCCGTTCGGGGCGAGATCACGAAGGTCGAAGCGGTCACTGGCGAGGGACAGCTCAAGGCCGTCACCAAGCTCCCCGAATAG
- a CDS encoding Csu type fimbrial protein, with product MKKLSATAFALAAAFIPLGQSAQAGTAQTTMNVSATVQNSCLVSASPMLFGNYDPVGAAVTNGTSAVTVTCTTGTSFVVGLNAGNAAGATVAARQMSNAAHRLNYSLFSDAARSSNWGNTPGLDTPAPITATGSPSVLTVYGQIPANQNVPGGAYADTVTITVTY from the coding sequence ATGAAAAAACTAAGCGCCACCGCGTTCGCACTCGCCGCTGCGTTTATTCCGCTCGGGCAAAGCGCTCAGGCCGGGACGGCTCAGACCACGATGAACGTCTCGGCCACGGTGCAGAATTCCTGTCTGGTCAGTGCCTCGCCGATGCTGTTCGGAAATTACGATCCGGTCGGGGCGGCGGTGACCAACGGTACCAGCGCGGTCACCGTGACCTGCACGACGGGGACCAGCTTCGTGGTCGGCCTGAACGCCGGCAATGCCGCCGGGGCGACGGTCGCGGCGCGACAGATGTCCAATGCCGCGCACCGCCTCAACTACAGCCTGTTCAGCGACGCCGCGCGGTCGAGCAACTGGGGCAACACGCCGGGGCTCGACACGCCGGCGCCGATCACGGCGACCGGTTCGCCCAGCGTGCTGACGGTCTACGGGCAGATCCCGGCCAACCAGAACGTGCCGGGCGGCGCCTATGCCGACACGGTCACCATCACGGTCACCTACTAG
- a CDS encoding CocE/NonD family hydrolase codes for MPKRSATRYPGGLLVASLLACAPLSAEVADPQVQRSSLYVPVRDGTRLAVNIYRPATASSARHPTIFAFTPYRARYYKDGKIEETFDQKIFGFRDLVRAGYAVVIADIRGKGASFGARRGFLDRTEAMDGHDLVQWVARQRWSDGKVGLTGCSYLGGTTMLIAGTRPPAVRAVFSAATDLDKYSFVRNGGITAQFNTRPDEPLSVDAASVPVDGDTGGALLKQAVAQHAANTPMAKLWAQMPFRDSVSPLVGTRFWEEVGPYTHLLALRDPRIAWYFWSNWEDEPTEQMILAAENIPGKLIVGPGSHCEAPRQFDIAGEQRRFFDHYLRGAPNGIEREPRYSWWQENGAGGTMVRSNRLPGVGVRRLPLYLSGSATLAPVTARPAKTSFRVRYDLDTGSYFAFWPAPLTGYGPAWTSPPLATPAVMQGYPIARIRAALDRSDGILFAYVEDVAPDGKAKVISHGRLAASHRKLSAPPYRRLDLPYHSGLKRDVAPMAPGVPAELAFSLSPRAYTFAAGHRIRVTLTGADPRQRNLAELKTDPAPVIDVLAGGTGGSRVDLPFLAAPRWKPARTGGN; via the coding sequence GTGCCGAAGAGGAGCGCCACCCGGTATCCCGGCGGCCTGTTGGTCGCGTCGCTGCTGGCGTGCGCACCGCTGTCGGCAGAGGTCGCGGACCCGCAGGTCCAGCGCAGCTCGCTTTATGTCCCGGTGCGCGACGGCACCCGGCTGGCGGTCAACATCTATCGCCCGGCGACCGCTTCGTCCGCGCGCCACCCGACGATCTTCGCCTTCACCCCGTATCGCGCCCGCTATTACAAGGACGGCAAGATTGAGGAGACCTTTGACCAGAAGATCTTCGGCTTTCGCGACCTCGTCCGCGCCGGCTATGCGGTGGTCATCGCCGATATTCGCGGCAAAGGCGCCTCGTTCGGTGCCCGCCGCGGTTTCCTCGACCGGACCGAGGCGATGGACGGCCACGACCTGGTCCAGTGGGTCGCGCGGCAGCGCTGGTCGGACGGCAAGGTCGGGCTGACCGGCTGCTCCTACCTTGGCGGGACGACCATGCTGATCGCCGGCACCCGACCACCCGCCGTGCGCGCGGTGTTCAGCGCCGCGACCGATCTCGACAAGTACAGCTTCGTCCGCAACGGCGGGATAACCGCGCAGTTCAACACCCGCCCCGACGAGCCCCTCAGCGTCGATGCCGCCAGCGTCCCGGTCGATGGCGACACCGGCGGCGCGCTGCTGAAGCAGGCCGTCGCGCAGCATGCCGCCAACACGCCGATGGCGAAATTGTGGGCGCAGATGCCGTTCCGCGACAGCGTCTCGCCGCTGGTCGGCACCCGCTTCTGGGAGGAAGTCGGGCCCTACACCCACCTCCTCGCGCTGCGCGATCCCAGGATCGCCTGGTACTTCTGGAGCAATTGGGAGGACGAGCCGACCGAGCAGATGATCCTCGCCGCCGAGAACATCCCCGGCAAGCTGATCGTCGGGCCCGGCAGCCATTGCGAGGCGCCCAGGCAGTTCGACATCGCGGGCGAGCAGCGGCGCTTTTTCGACCATTATCTGCGCGGCGCCCCCAACGGCATCGAGCGCGAGCCGCGCTACAGCTGGTGGCAAGAGAATGGCGCGGGCGGGACCATGGTCCGCTCCAATCGCCTTCCCGGGGTCGGCGTGCGGCGGCTACCGCTCTATCTGTCTGGTAGCGCGACCCTGGCGCCAGTCACCGCGCGTCCCGCGAAGACCAGCTTCCGGGTCCGCTACGACCTCGACACCGGTTCCTACTTCGCCTTCTGGCCGGCGCCGCTGACCGGCTACGGGCCGGCCTGGACCAGCCCGCCGCTGGCCACGCCGGCGGTCATGCAGGGCTATCCGATCGCGCGGATCCGGGCGGCGCTCGACCGCTCCGACGGCATCCTGTTCGCCTATGTCGAGGATGTCGCACCCGACGGGAAGGCAAAGGTCATCTCGCACGGTCGGCTTGCCGCCTCGCACCGCAAGCTGTCGGCGCCGCCCTATCGCCGGCTCGACCTGCCTTATCATTCGGGCCTCAAGCGCGACGTCGCGCCGATGGCCCCCGGCGTGCCCGCCGAACTGGCGTTCAGCCTGTCGCCGCGCGCCTACACCTTTGCCGCCGGACACCGAATACGGGTCACCCTGACCGGGGCGGATCCGCGTCAACGCAACCTGGCTGAACTCAAGACCGATCCAGCACCTGTAATCGACGTGCTGGCCGGCGGAACGGGAGGATCGCGCGTCGACCTCCCCTTCCTTGCCGCGCCTCGGTGGAAGCCAGCCAGAACAGGGGGAAATTGA